The following proteins are co-located in the Pseudomonas sp. DY-1 genome:
- a CDS encoding flavin monoamine oxidase family protein, producing the protein MPAAWRALALIIVGGLSATALAKDKQPTAIVIGGGMAGLTSAYELQQKGWQVTVLEAKPSIGGRSGLAASEWVGSAKLQPSLYRYLDQFKLKAVPAPDYVRNPGYLVNGRYFSEADLLKEAPSTVEGLKRFDKSLDDLAASIDDPMKPLANHTLQTLDSISVARWLEKLSLPPTAKALVDQRIRSRYDEPSRLSLLYLAQQARVYRGLPDTEMRAARLPGGSQGLAQAMAKQIKTIKTNARVSAIVQEKDGVTVKVGGAGYQADYVVLAVPLPALGKISMTPSLSALQLRALKDINYGWRDQMLLQFKKPVWGKSRLSGEVYSDQGLGMLWVEPALKGGANLLINLSGDNARLMQAFGDRQMVDQVLIRFDKHFPGAREQFKGFELRRYGKDALAGGAYLAYGPGEISLYWRMWEQPLGRVVFAGEHTDALYPGTLEGALRSGQRAATQVADLKAGKAVGPVETVAEAKPVATPKAAATAEKKGFFSRLFN; encoded by the coding sequence ATGCCAGCAGCCTGGCGCGCCTTGGCGCTGATCATAGTGGGAGGGCTGAGTGCGACTGCGCTGGCCAAGGACAAGCAGCCGACGGCCATCGTCATCGGTGGCGGCATGGCGGGCCTGACCTCGGCCTACGAGCTGCAGCAGAAGGGCTGGCAGGTCACCGTGCTGGAGGCCAAGCCGAGCATCGGCGGGCGCTCTGGCCTGGCCGCCAGCGAGTGGGTCGGTAGCGCCAAGCTGCAGCCGAGCCTGTATCGTTACCTCGACCAGTTCAAGCTGAAGGCCGTGCCCGCGCCGGACTACGTGCGCAATCCAGGCTACCTGGTGAACGGTCGCTACTTCTCCGAGGCCGACCTGCTCAAGGAAGCGCCCAGTACCGTCGAAGGCCTGAAGCGTTTCGACAAGAGCCTGGATGACCTGGCCGCCTCGATCGACGATCCGATGAAGCCGCTGGCCAATCACACCCTGCAGACCCTCGACTCCATTAGCGTGGCGCGCTGGCTGGAAAAGCTGAGCCTGCCGCCGACTGCCAAGGCCCTGGTGGATCAGCGCATCCGCTCGCGCTACGACGAGCCGTCGCGCCTGTCGCTGCTTTACCTCGCCCAGCAGGCGCGCGTCTATCGTGGCCTGCCGGATACAGAGATGCGCGCTGCTCGCCTGCCCGGCGGCAGCCAGGGGTTGGCCCAGGCCATGGCCAAGCAGATCAAGACCATCAAGACCAACGCCCGCGTCTCCGCCATCGTGCAGGAGAAGGACGGCGTGACCGTGAAGGTCGGCGGTGCTGGCTACCAGGCTGATTACGTCGTGCTTGCCGTGCCGCTGCCGGCCCTGGGCAAGATCAGCATGACGCCTTCTCTGTCGGCCCTGCAGCTGCGCGCGCTGAAGGACATCAACTACGGCTGGCGCGATCAGATGCTGCTGCAGTTCAAGAAACCGGTATGGGGCAAGAGCCGCCTTTCCGGCGAGGTCTATAGCGACCAGGGGCTGGGTATGCTCTGGGTCGAGCCGGCCCTGAAGGGCGGCGCCAACCTGCTGATCAACCTGTCCGGCGACAACGCCCGCCTGATGCAGGCTTTCGGCGACCGGCAGATGGTCGATCAGGTGCTGATCCGCTTCGACAAGCATTTCCCAGGCGCCCGCGAACAGTTCAAGGGCTTCGAACTGCGTCGTTACGGCAAGGATGCGTTGGCCGGTGGCGCCTACCTGGCCTATGGGCCGGGCGAAATCAGCCTCTACTGGCGCATGTGGGAGCAGCCTCTGGGGCGCGTGGTATTTGCTGGCGAGCATACCGATGCGCTGTATCCAGGGACCCTAGAAGGGGCCCTGCGCAGCGGCCAGCGCGCCGCCACCCAGGTGGCCGACCTCAAGGCCGGCAAGGCCGTGGGTCCGGTCGAAACCGTGGCCGAAGCCAAGCCTGTAGCGACGCCCAAGGCGGCTGCCACGGCAGAGAAGAAGGGCTTCTTCTCCCGCCTGTTCAACTGA
- a CDS encoding 16S rRNA (uracil(1498)-N(3))-methyltransferase: MRLSRFFIDAPLSLGQHELPEAQAHYIGRVLRLAAGDAVQLFDGSGQEYLGELIEVGKKSVRVDLRESFAGMTESPLRVHLGQGLSRGERMDWAIQKATELGVAEISPIVSERCEVRLKDERADKRLAHWRQIAISACEQCGRSVLPVIHAPITLGDWQRDIQADLKLVLHPVAEPLASHARPGNLAFLIGPEGGLSEAEVDAAKAAGFHAARLGPRVLRTETAPVVALSVAQQLWGDF, from the coding sequence ATGCGCCTTTCCCGCTTTTTCATCGACGCCCCGCTCTCCCTCGGCCAGCACGAGCTGCCTGAGGCCCAGGCCCACTACATTGGCCGCGTCCTGCGCCTTGCCGCTGGAGATGCCGTACAGCTGTTCGACGGCTCCGGCCAGGAGTACCTCGGCGAACTGATCGAAGTGGGCAAGAAGTCTGTAAGGGTCGATCTGCGCGAGTCCTTCGCCGGTATGACTGAATCGCCTCTGCGGGTGCACCTGGGTCAGGGCCTGTCGCGTGGCGAACGCATGGACTGGGCGATCCAGAAGGCCACTGAACTGGGCGTGGCCGAGATCAGCCCGATCGTCAGCGAACGTTGTGAAGTGCGCCTGAAGGACGAGCGCGCCGACAAGCGCCTCGCCCACTGGCGCCAGATCGCGATCAGCGCCTGCGAGCAATGTGGCCGGTCGGTACTACCGGTTATCCACGCGCCAATCACGCTAGGCGATTGGCAGCGCGACATTCAGGCAGATCTCAAGCTGGTCCTGCACCCGGTAGCCGAGCCCCTGGCCAGCCACGCCAGGCCGGGCAACCTGGCCTTCCTGATTGGCCCCGAGGGCGGGCTTTCCGAGGCTGAGGTGGATGCCGCAAAGGCAGCGGGCTTCCACGCCGCGCGACTGGGGCCACGGGTGCTGCGCACCGAAACGGCACCGGTAGTGGCGCTCAGTGTTGCTCAACAACTCTGGGGTGATTTCTAG
- a CDS encoding chemotaxis protein CheB, with translation MTEKTSARIAVLADTSLQRHVLQQALTGNGYQVVLNSDPARLDDEALGACEADLWLVDLALSEDSPLVDSLLEHASAPVLFGEGHAPERHSEHYPRWERRLFGKLKKLVGDPAVAVGPSLESLLADAQRPARLELPRALADTPLVAGEPARQVWLLAASLGGPAAVKAFLDALPGGLPIGFIYAQHIDPSFEGALPQAVGRHSQWHVNQVRNADAVRCGEVVVAPISRELDFTEDGQMQVSERPWPEPYSPSIDQAMLNLAQHYGAQCGVIAFSGMGSDGSAAAAYLRRQGGLIWTQSAESCACSSMPDSLREGGYSSFSGDPRELAAKLVEHLAAQCS, from the coding sequence ATGACAGAGAAGACTTCCGCACGGATCGCCGTGCTCGCCGACACTTCGCTGCAGCGCCATGTGCTGCAGCAGGCTCTGACCGGCAATGGCTACCAGGTCGTACTCAACAGCGATCCGGCACGCCTCGATGACGAAGCCCTCGGTGCCTGCGAGGCGGACCTGTGGCTGGTGGACCTGGCCCTGTCCGAGGACTCTCCCCTGGTGGACAGCCTGCTGGAACATGCCAGCGCCCCGGTCCTGTTCGGCGAAGGCCACGCTCCCGAACGCCATTCCGAGCACTACCCGCGCTGGGAGCGGCGCCTGTTCGGCAAGCTGAAGAAGCTCGTCGGCGACCCCGCGGTGGCGGTAGGGCCGAGCCTGGAGAGCCTGCTGGCGGATGCCCAGCGTCCTGCGCGTCTCGAATTGCCCAGGGCACTGGCCGATACACCGCTGGTGGCAGGTGAGCCGGCACGCCAGGTTTGGCTGCTGGCCGCCTCCCTCGGCGGGCCGGCTGCGGTCAAGGCGTTCCTGGATGCCCTGCCCGGTGGCCTGCCCATCGGCTTCATCTATGCCCAGCACATCGACCCCAGCTTCGAGGGCGCGCTGCCCCAGGCGGTGGGTCGCCACAGTCAGTGGCACGTCAATCAGGTTCGTAACGCCGATGCCGTGCGCTGCGGCGAGGTCGTCGTGGCGCCCATCAGCCGTGAGCTGGATTTCACCGAAGACGGCCAGATGCAGGTGAGCGAGCGCCCCTGGCCAGAGCCCTACAGCCCGTCCATCGACCAGGCCATGCTCAACCTGGCCCAGCACTACGGCGCCCAATGCGGTGTCATCGCCTTCAGCGGCATGGGGAGCGATGGCAGCGCCGCGGCTGCCTACCTGCGCCGGCAAGGTGGACTGATCTGGACACAGAGCGCCGAGAGCTGCGCCTGCTCGAGCATGCCCGACAGTCTGCGCGAAGGTGGCTACAGCAGCTTCAGCGGCGACCCGCGCGAGCTGGCGGCGAAGCTGGTCGAACATCTGGCCGCACAGTGCAGCTAA
- a CDS encoding chemotaxis protein CheW: MSQAVTTQNSSASLTGLLLPLSDRTLLVPNVALAELIPYRAPQATPGLPAWLLGQVAWRDLRLPLLSFEAAAGGEAKVGSGARVAVLNALGGRPHVKFIALLLQGIPRSLKLEEDVRRANAPLAALELDSVQIGTDVAKIPDLVALEQMLADAGLI; encoded by the coding sequence ATGAGCCAAGCCGTTACCACCCAAAACAGTTCCGCCAGCCTTACGGGGCTGCTGCTGCCGCTGTCCGACCGTACCCTGCTGGTGCCCAACGTGGCGTTGGCCGAACTCATTCCCTATCGCGCTCCCCAGGCGACGCCGGGACTGCCGGCCTGGCTGCTGGGCCAGGTGGCGTGGCGCGACCTGCGCCTGCCGTTGCTCTCCTTCGAGGCCGCCGCCGGTGGTGAGGCGAAGGTTGGTTCAGGTGCCCGGGTGGCCGTGCTCAACGCCCTCGGCGGTCGCCCGCACGTGAAGTTCATTGCCTTGTTGCTGCAAGGTATTCCCCGTTCGCTGAAGCTCGAAGAAGATGTGCGCCGTGCCAATGCGCCGCTGGCGGCGCTGGAGCTGGATTCGGTGCAGATCGGCACCGACGTGGCGAAGATCCCCGACCTTGTAGCGCTGGAGCAGATGCTGGCCGATGCCGGTTTGATCTGA
- a CDS encoding adenosylmethionine--8-amino-7-oxononanoate transaminase, whose translation MGLNADWMQRDLAVLWHPCTQMKDHERLPVVPIRRGEGVWLEDFEGKRYLDAVSSWWVNVFGHANPRINQRIKDQVDQLEHVILAGFSHQPVIELSERLVKITPRGLDRVFYADNGSSGIEVALKMSYHFWRNQGLERKKRFVTLTNSYHGETVAAMSVGDVALFTETYKSLLLDTLKVPSPDCFLRPDGMGWEEHSRAMFAHMEQALAEHHDEVAAVIVEPLIQGAGGMRMYHPVYLKLLREACDRYGVHLIHDEIAVGFGRTGTMFACEQAGIAPDFLVLSKALTGGYLPMAAVLTSEAVYQGFYDDYQTLRAFLHSHTYTGNPLACAAALATLDIFEQDRVIEANRKLAMRMTTATAHLADHPHVAEVRQTGMVLAIEMVQDKASKAPFPWQERRGLKVFQHALERGALLRPLGNVVYFLPPYVITEEQIDFLAEVASEGIDIATRDSVSVPVAADLHPNHRDPG comes from the coding sequence ATGGGCCTCAATGCCGACTGGATGCAACGCGACCTCGCTGTGCTCTGGCACCCCTGCACCCAGATGAAAGATCACGAACGCTTGCCGGTGGTACCGATCCGCAGGGGCGAAGGCGTCTGGCTGGAGGACTTCGAGGGCAAGCGCTACCTGGATGCCGTCAGCTCCTGGTGGGTGAACGTCTTCGGCCACGCCAACCCACGTATCAACCAGCGCATCAAGGACCAGGTGGACCAGCTGGAGCACGTGATCCTCGCAGGCTTCAGCCACCAGCCGGTGATTGAACTGTCCGAGCGCCTGGTGAAGATCACCCCCAGGGGCCTGGACCGGGTTTTCTATGCCGACAACGGCTCCTCCGGCATCGAAGTGGCGCTGAAGATGAGCTATCACTTCTGGCGCAACCAGGGACTGGAACGCAAGAAGCGCTTCGTCACCCTGACCAACAGCTACCACGGGGAAACCGTTGCGGCGATGTCGGTGGGCGACGTCGCCCTGTTCACCGAAACCTACAAGTCGCTGCTGCTGGACACCCTCAAGGTGCCCAGCCCGGACTGCTTCCTGCGTCCCGACGGCATGGGTTGGGAGGAACACTCACGCGCCATGTTCGCCCACATGGAGCAGGCCCTGGCCGAGCACCATGACGAGGTCGCCGCCGTGATCGTCGAGCCGCTGATCCAAGGCGCCGGCGGGATGCGCATGTACCACCCGGTCTACCTCAAGCTGCTGCGGGAGGCCTGCGACCGCTATGGCGTGCACCTGATCCACGACGAGATCGCCGTCGGTTTCGGCCGCACCGGCACCATGTTCGCCTGCGAGCAGGCCGGTATTGCCCCGGACTTCCTGGTGCTGTCCAAGGCCCTGACAGGTGGTTACCTGCCAATGGCCGCAGTGCTCACCTCCGAGGCCGTGTACCAGGGCTTCTACGACGACTACCAGACCCTGCGAGCGTTCCTCCACTCGCACACCTACACCGGCAACCCGCTGGCTTGCGCCGCCGCCCTGGCCACTCTCGACATCTTCGAGCAGGACCGGGTGATCGAAGCCAACCGCAAGCTGGCGATGCGCATGACCACCGCAACCGCGCACCTGGCGGATCATCCGCACGTGGCAGAAGTGCGCCAGACCGGCATGGTGCTGGCCATCGAGATGGTCCAGGACAAGGCCAGCAAGGCGCCCTTCCCGTGGCAGGAACGCCGGGGACTGAAAGTCTTCCAGCACGCACTGGAGCGCGGCGCCCTGCTGCGCCCGCTGGGCAATGTGGTGTATTTCCTGCCGCCCTACGTGATCACCGAGGAACAGATCGACTTCCTTGCCGAGGTGGCCAGCGAAGGCATCGACATCGCCACCCGCGACTCGGTGAGCGTGCCGGTGGCGGCGGACCTGCACCCAAACCACCGCGATCCGGGCTGA